From the Flavobacterium gyeonganense genome, the window TTCGTATGCATTTTGGTTAAAATGGACTAAATAATTATTTGCTTGAATAGATTGCATAATTCTTTGGTTAATTGAATCCGCAAAATAAGGCATTTTAAACTAAATAATATTCAAAACCTGAGTCTAATTTGTTTAAAAAATGAGCTTTGATATTAATTCAGGCAGAATTTCTGATTGGCGATACTGCAAAAATATTTGGTTGATTTTTTTGCTTATTCCTTATAATAGATTAATAAAGACTTGATATTTATAATTCTAGCTGTTATGTTATAATTTTTTAAAAATATAGTTGTTTTGTTAAATAATATTCAAAACACTCTTTATCTTTGCCTCAAAACTAAACTTAATGGAAAAAATATTCGATAATACTCAGGTTGCCTTTTCGTTAAAAAGCGATACAGAACTTGACAGGGCTTACTTTCTTTTTAAAATGATTGACAGCGAACCTTTGGTTAGGATAGGAACAGCGGTTACTAATTTTGCTATTAAAGCGCATCTTCCGGTAGAAGGTTTGATCCGTGCCACTGTATTTGATCATTTTTGCGGCGGTATAAACGAACACGACTGTTTAACTGTAGTGGATAAAATGTTTATCAAAGGGGTTTCATCTGTATTAGATTATTCAGTTGAAGGAAAAGAAGAAGAAGTACAATTTGATGCTGCTTTAGAAATGACATTAAAAACTATTGAATTTGCAAAAGAACGCCTTGCGATTCCGTTTGCAGTATTTAAGCCAACAGGTTTAGGACGTTTTGAATTGTATGAGAAATTAGGCGAAAAACAAACTTTAAATGCTGCTGAACAAGAAGAGTGGAATAGAGTTGTAACTCGTTTTGACCAGGTATGCAGTGAAGCACATAAAAAAGATGTAGCATTATTAATTGATGGGGAAGAAAGCTGGATGCAGGATGCAGCTGATGATTTAGTTACCGAAATGATGCGTAAATACAATAAAGAAAAAGCAATTGTATTTAATACGTTACAAATGTATCGTTGGGATCGTTTGGATTATTTGAAAAAACTGCATGAGGTTGCTAAAAATGAAGACTTTTTTATTGGAATGAAATTAGTTCGTGGTGCTTATATGGAAAAAGAAAACAAAAGGGCGGAAGAAAAGGGATATGTTTCGCCAATTTGTGTTTCTAAAGAAGCTACGGATGAAAATTATGATGCAGCAGTACTTTATATGTTGGAACATCTTGACAAAATGTCAATTTTTGCTGGAACCCACAATGAATTGAGTTCTTATAAACTAATGGAATTGATGCAACAAAAAGGAATTTCAAAAAGTGATAACAGAATTTGGTTTGGACAATTATACGGAATGAGTGATAACATCAGTTATAATCTTGCAGAGAATGGATATAATGTTGCAAAATATTTGCCTTTCGGACCTGTAAAAGACGTGATGCCGTACCTGATTCGCCGCGCTGAAGAAAATACTTCTGTAGCCGGACAAACGAGCCGTGAATTGTCTATGATTAAGGCTGAACGTAAAAGAAGAAAAGAAAAATAAAACGATATAGGCTCTTAAATACAACCGTCTCACAATCTGAGACGGTTTTTTTAAGCTTATTTTTTTGATAGCTATTTCGTAACATTTACTTAAATAATAAAACACAAAGAGTTAATCATAACGTAACTATTACATCAAATGCAAATTTTAACTGTTGGATACATTTGTATCGAATTTAAAATTTACTCTGAATATGATAAAATCTTTACTATTAAATCCACACAACGCTGTAACCAATTTTAAGCCTGAATTGCTTCGTAATTTGAGAACAGGATTATTTACGATTATGGTAATATTAGCGTTTAATCAAAATAGTATTGCCCAGACTGTAGATCTTTCGACTTACGTCAGAGTGGGTCGATACGATTTGCCTGAACCAACGAGAACAGCACATCCAACAAATAATTTACTTGCACAGGAAGCTTCAGGAGTAACCTACAACTGGGATACCAATACTCTTTTTATTGTTGGAGACGGAACTACCTCTGTTACTCAGGTGTCACTGACAGGACAATTTATCGATACTATGACACTGGCTCAGGGAAGCAGCCCTCAGGGAACTGATTTTTATGACTCTGAAGGAATTACTTATATAGGTAATGGTCAGTTTGTAATGACTGAAGAGCGTGACAGACAAGTAGTTTTGTTTACTTATGCAGCGGGAACAACACTTACCAGGAGCAATACAAAAACAGTAAAATTAGGAACATTTGTGAATAATACAGGAATAGAAGGGCTTTCTTATGATCCGTTGACTAATGGTTATATAGTTTTAAAAGAGATATCTCCAATGGGAATTTTCCAGACAGGAATTGATTTTAATGCAGGAACTGCAACAAATGGTTCTGCTACAACAGATAATTCTGTTAATCTTTTCGATCCTGCTTTGTTAGGGTTTTCAGATGTTGCCGATGTTTTTGCTTTATCGAATTTGCCGGCACTAAATGGCCAGCCTTTATATAATAATTTACTGGTATTGAGTCAGGAAAATGCAAAAGTGGTAAATATAGACCGAAATGGCGTAATTTCAAGTACTTTAACTATCGTGTCAGATCCGGGAAATCCTTTAGATGCTGCTAATCAGCAACATGAAGGGATGACCATGGACCGTAATGGTAATTTGTATATAGTTAACGAAAATGGAGGTGGAGATATTGATCATCCGCAGCTTTGGGTGTATGCTCCTTCAGCATTGCCAAATCAGGCACCGACAGCTGTTACTTTAGCAAATACAACAAATTCAGTTTTAGAAAATACAACGACTACACCTGCAGTTAAAATTTCAGATATTTTGGTTACAGATGATGGATTAGGTACAAACACGTTATCATTATCAGGTGCAGATGCAGGTTCTTTTCAAATCATTGGTTCAACTTTATATATCAAAGCAGGAGCAGTATTGGATTATGAAACTAAAACGAGTTACAGTGTGACTATCAATGTAGATGACACAACTGTTGGTTCAACTCCTGATGCATCTGTTAACTTTACCTTGTCAGTTACAGATGTAGTTAATGAAGTAGCACCAATTGCAACAGTAAGCATTACAGAAGTAGCACCCTGGTCCAGCAGCATTGATCCAATTAAAGCCGATTGGTTTGAAGTAACAAACAACGGAACAACTGATCTTGATATTACAGGGTGGAAAGTTGATGACGATTCTAAAGCATTTTCTTCCGCTTTAGCTTTAAATGGAATTACCACTATTAAACCGGGAGAATCTGTAATTTTCCTAGAAACAACTGCTGCAAATAACACAACTGTAATCGCTAACTTCAAGTCAGTTTGGTTTGGAAGTAATGTACCGGCAGGTTTACAAGTTGGAAGTTACACTGGCGGTTCAATAGGTTTAAGTTCAGGAGGCGATCAGGTAAATTTATTTGATGCAAGTGGAAATCTTAAAGCAAATATTATTTTTAAAACATCAACTACCAATGTAACATTTAATAATGCAGCCAGTCTCAACAACGCTGAAATTTCAACATTAAGTCAGGTTGGTGTTAATGATGCTTTTGCAGCTAAAAATGATGCGAATCAAATTGGTTCTCCAGGAACTACAGGAAAATTATTTATCTCTGAAGTGGCGCCATGGTCAAGCGGTGACAGCCCTGTAGGAGCTGACTGGTTTGAAATTACGAATACTAAAGCAGTACCGGTTGATATTACAGGCTGGAAAGTTGATGATAATTCACAGTCTCCTGCAGCTGCCGTTGTATTAAACGGAATTACAAGCATTAATCCGGGAGAATCTGTAATATTTATTGAGACTGCCGATTTAGCAGGAAAAACGACAGAATTTTTAAATAACTGGTTTGGAGTAAATCGTCCGGCAGGCTTGAGAATTGGAAATTAT encodes:
- a CDS encoding proline dehydrogenase family protein, with amino-acid sequence MEKIFDNTQVAFSLKSDTELDRAYFLFKMIDSEPLVRIGTAVTNFAIKAHLPVEGLIRATVFDHFCGGINEHDCLTVVDKMFIKGVSSVLDYSVEGKEEEVQFDAALEMTLKTIEFAKERLAIPFAVFKPTGLGRFELYEKLGEKQTLNAAEQEEWNRVVTRFDQVCSEAHKKDVALLIDGEESWMQDAADDLVTEMMRKYNKEKAIVFNTLQMYRWDRLDYLKKLHEVAKNEDFFIGMKLVRGAYMEKENKRAEEKGYVSPICVSKEATDENYDAAVLYMLEHLDKMSIFAGTHNELSSYKLMELMQQKGISKSDNRIWFGQLYGMSDNISYNLAENGYNVAKYLPFGPVKDVMPYLIRRAEENTSVAGQTSRELSMIKAERKRRKEK
- a CDS encoding SdiA-regulated domain-containing protein, with the protein product MIKSLLLNPHNAVTNFKPELLRNLRTGLFTIMVILAFNQNSIAQTVDLSTYVRVGRYDLPEPTRTAHPTNNLLAQEASGVTYNWDTNTLFIVGDGTTSVTQVSLTGQFIDTMTLAQGSSPQGTDFYDSEGITYIGNGQFVMTEERDRQVVLFTYAAGTTLTRSNTKTVKLGTFVNNTGIEGLSYDPLTNGYIVLKEISPMGIFQTGIDFNAGTATNGSATTDNSVNLFDPALLGFSDVADVFALSNLPALNGQPLYNNLLVLSQENAKVVNIDRNGVISSTLTIVSDPGNPLDAANQQHEGMTMDRNGNLYIVNENGGGDIDHPQLWVYAPSALPNQAPTAVTLANTTNSVLENTTTTPAVKISDILVTDDGLGTNTLSLSGADAGSFQIIGSTLYIKAGAVLDYETKTSYSVTINVDDTTVGSTPDASVNFTLSVTDVVNEVAPIATVSITEVAPWSSSIDPIKADWFEVTNNGTTDLDITGWKVDDDSKAFSSALALNGITTIKPGESVIFLETTAANNTTVIANFKSVWFGSNVPAGLQVGSYTGGSIGLSSGGDQVNLFDASGNLKANIIFKTSTTNVTFNNAASLNNAEISTLSQVGVNDAFAAKNDANQIGSPGTTGKLFISEVAPWSSGDSPVGADWFEITNTKAVPVDITGWKVDDNSQSPAAAVVLNGITSINPGESVIFIETADLAGKTTEFLNNWFGVNRPAGLRIGNYTGSGIGLGASGDQVNLYNATSSTPVTSVLFGASSTGTFRTFNNTEGLATITTPITQLSVVGINGAFVAANSSTEIGSPGVFVKTSPNLGVENPSEINTFRVVAYPVPYSSVFQLDLGTLSNDSVVIKVYDMNGRQLDAYEFNDINEAQNQRIGSDYAIGIYNVIVIQGGNSKTIRVIKK